The window TGATCCGTGACGGCCTGGACCGCGGTCTACCCCGGACCCCGATCGACCTGCAGCGGGCCGTCGACGAGGAGCGGGAGCTGCTGGGCGCGATCACCAACTACCGGTCCGCGTTCGCCGGCCGTGATCCGCAGACGCCGCCGGCCTGGTGGGACGGGCGGAATTACCGGATCACCTTCCCGGACGGCGTGGTGCGTACCGTCGCGGCCCCACCGGAGCCGGTGATGCCGGTGCCGATCGTGCTGCCGCCGCCTCCCGCGCCGGTCTACGGCGGTCCCTACGGGGCGCCGACCGGTCCGTACGGCGGCCCGCCGCCGTTCGCTCAGCCGCCGTCCGGCCCGCCCGCTTACGGTCCGCCGCCGTCCGGTCCGCCCACTTTCGGTCAGCCGCAGTCTGGTCCGCCTTCTTACGGCCAGCCGCCGTTCGCGCCGCCGCCGCAGCAGCGGTGGTAGGGCGGCGTCAGAGGTAGAGGCCGGTGCCGTCCGACTCGACCCGGTTGGCCGCGACCGCGTGCACATCCCGCTCGCGTAGCAGCACGTATCCCTTGCCGTGCAGCTCGACCTCGGAGCGGTCATCCGGATCGAAGAGGACCCGGTCACCGACCACGATCGACCGGACGTTGGGGCCCACCCCGACCGCGGTGGCCCAGGACAGCCGCCGGCCCATCGTGGCGGTGGCCGGGATCACGATGCCGGCGGTCGATCGGCGCTCACCCTCGCCGCCGTCCTGGCGGACGAGGACGCGGTCGTGCAGCATGCGGATCGGCAGTCCGGTCTCGGTACGGGTGTCGGCACTCACGTTGCAGACGGTACGCCGCCGCCTGTCCGGCCCGTCGCCGGGTAAGGCGATGCGGGCATCCGCGTACTAGCGTGGCTACTGCGCATTCGAGGTCGAGGGGGTTATGCGGTTGAACCGCTTCCAGCGGGTCCGGGACAACCTGGCCAAGGCCTACGACGCGGGTCGGCAGTCGGTGCGGCAGGCCCGGGCCGACCGTTCGGCCGAGCCGGACCGGTATGACGAGTTCCTCCCGCCCCCGCAGGACGCGGAGATCGTGCACGCCTCGACGAACAGTCGCGACGACGCCGACGTGCCGCAGCCGCTGCGGATCGCCGCCGCCTGGAGCTGGCGGATGATCGTGGTCGGCGTGATCGGCTGGGCGCTGCTCCGCCTGATCGGCATGGTCAGCATCGTGGTCGTCCCGCTGGCCATCGCGCTGCTGCTGTCCGCACTGTTCGGCCCGGCGGTGGGCTGGCTGCTGCGCCTGCGCCTGCCCCGCTCGATGGCCACGTTCCTCGTCCTGGTCACCGGCATCGGCCTGCTCGTGGGCACGCTGACCCTGGTGGTGAACGAGTTCATCGCCGGTGTGCCGAAACTGACCGAGAACGCGGCGGCCGGTGTCAACCAGATCCAGACCTGGGCCAAGACCGGTCCGCTGCACCTCTCCAACGACCAGGTGGCGCAGGGCATCGCGGCGGCCCAGGAGTGGGTGAACTCGAATACGGCCGCGCTGACCTCGACCGGTATCGCCACCGTCGCGACCATCGCCGAGCTGGTCACCGGCATGCTCCTGGTGATCTTCGCGACCTTCTTCTTCCTGCGTGACGGGCGGCAGATCTGGCGGTTCATCGTCCGGCTGTTCCCGGTGAACGCCCGCTGGTCGCTGGCCGACGCGGGTGACGCCGGCTGGCGCACGCTCGGCGCCTATGTGCGGGCCACCGTGCTGGTCGCGTTCATCGACGCGGTCGGCATCGGCCTGGCGTTGGTGGTGCTCGAGGTGGAGTTCGCGTTTCCGCTGGCCGCACTGGTGTTCCTGGGTGCGTTCGTGCCGATCGTCGGCGCCAGTGTGTCCGGCGCGGTGGCCGTGCTGGTGGCGCTGGTCGACGAGGGTTGGGTGATCGCGCTGATCACGCTGGGCGCGGTGATCCTGGTTCAGCAGATCGAGGGACACGTGCTCCAGCCGCTGATCATGGGTCGGGCGGTGTCGGTGCACCCGCTCGCGGTGATCATCGGGATCGCGTGCGGCGTGGTGCTGGCCGGGATCATCGGCGCGCTGGTGGCCGTACCGCTGATAGCGGTTCTGAACACCGCGGTCCGCCGGCTGTCCCGCCGGCGCCCGGAGGTCCCACCACACGCCGAGGTGGTGACCACCGGCGGCGCATGAAAATGGGGGCCCCGAGGGGCCCCCATTTTTCAACAGAGCGTGGGTCAGACGGTCGCCACGTTCAGGGCGATCTCGTTGACGCCGCGGGCGGCGTCGACGGCCAGCTCGCCGTTGCCGTGCCGGCTGAGCGCCCGCACGGTCCACGAGCCGGGCGCCGCGAAGAAGCGGAACACACCTTCGGGCGACGAGACCACCTCGGCGGTGAACTCGCCGGCCCCGTCCAGCAGACGCACGTACGCGCCGCCGACGACCTCGTCGTCCGCGTTCCGGACGACACCGGTGATGACCGTCTCCTTGGCCAGGTCCACGCTGCTGGGGAGGGGCGCGGACTGGTCTGGGGCGGCGCAGCCGGCCGGCAGGTCGGCGGTCACATTGCTAGTGGGCACAGTCATGATCAGGCCTTTCCGGGCTCGTCGCCGAGGGCGATCGGCACACCGATGAGGGAGCCGTACTCGGTCCACGAACCGTCGTAGTTCTTCACGTTCTCGTGGCCGAGGATCTCCTTGAGCACGAACCAGGTGTGCGAGGAACGCTCGCCGATCCGGCAGTACGCGATGGTGTCCTTGCTGCCGTCGAGGCCGGCCTCGCCGTAGATCTTGGCGAGCTCCTCGTCGGACTTGAAGGTGCCGTCCTCATTGGCGGCCTTGCTCCACGGCACGCTGATCGCGGTCGGGATGTGGCCGGCCCGCTGCGACTGCTCCTGCGGCAGGTGCGCCGGAGCGAGCAGGCGGCCCGCGAACTCGTCGGGGCTGCGGACGTCGACCAGGTTCTTCACGCCGATGGCCTGGACGACCTCGTCACGGAACGCGCGGATCTCCAGGTTCGGAGCCTTGGCGGTGTAGGAGGTCTTCGCCCGCACCGGCACGTCCTTGGAGTAGACGCGAGCGTCCAGCTCCCACTTCTTGCGGCCGCCGTCGATCAGGCGGACCTGCTCGTGGCCGTACAGCTTGAAGTACCAGTACGCGTAGGCCGCGAACCAGTTGTTGTTGCCGCCGTACAGGATCACGGTGTCGTCGTTGGAGATGCCCCGCTCGGACAGCAGCGCCTCGAACTGCTCCTGGTTGACGAAGTCCCGGCGGATCGGGTCCTGCAGGTCCTTCTTCCAGTCCAGCTTGATGGCGCCGGGGATGTGGCCGCCGTCGTAGGCGGTGGTGTCCTCGTCGACCTCGACGAAGACGAGGCCCGGGGTCTCCAGGTTCTGCTCGGCCCACTCGGCCGAGACGAGTGCGGTGTCGCGACTCATCGGTTCACTCCCTGTGGAAGGTGGGTGGAGGGAGAGTCAGCGCACGGAGAGAGCTGTTGTCGCACTCCGCGCGGACCCATCGGTAGGTGGGATCACGGGCTGCTGTGCGACGGCGCCACTGCCGGGCAAGTAAGTGCCCTTGGCCTAGCTAGAGCTTCAGAAGGTGCTCAGCACGAGGTGGCCCCGTCAGTTGACGGGACGACACAGGCACGCGGCCACGCGGCACAGGTCGACCGCGCGCCTTTTCGTGAGCAACAGGCTCATGAGAAACGACCCTACCAGCGGGCCCAACTCTCGGAACAGGTCCGACCACGATCCGGGATCGGACGGTCGTCACACTCCCGCGGCGGCCAGGTTGACGTCGCTCGCCCCGAAGGTGACCCGCAGCCCCTCCGGAAGCGGCTGCAACTCCTGGATCACCAGGTTCAACGGCAGCTTCGGCACGTCCAGTTCGAAGGCCATCTGCTCGATGAACGCGTCGACCTGACCCTGGATCAGCGGATTTACGGTCAGACCCGGCGTGTTCACATCGGAGAAACGAACCTGCACCTTGCCGTCAGTGACCTTGAGCTCGGCCGCGGCGGTCAGCGGGATCTCCTGGGTCTGTGTGACCGCCAGCACTCCGGAGCCGACCAGCTTGCCGTCCTTCTCGGCCAGCTTCAGGTCCTTCTGGCCGGTGGCCTCGGCGAGCAGCTGGTAGTTGATGGTGCCGGTACCGGTGACCGAGCCGGCCACCACGTCACCGCCGCCGCGCAGGGCGCTCAGCGGCGCCGTCACGTTCCGGGCCCGGATGTCCAGCAGGTCCATCCGGACGGTCTCGCCGGTGCCGGTCTGCGCCTTGAAGTCGGGCAGCTCGATCCGGATCTCCTCGTACTTCCCGGCCAGCACCTGGGTGAGGAACGGGACGCCGGCGATGGTGACGATCGGGCGGCTGCTCTCCGCCTTCTGGTTCGCCACCTCGGTGGCCACCTTCTCGGCGAGGACGTTCTCGGCGTACGAGTTGCTGAAACGGTCCAGCACCACGACCCCGACGAGCAGGAAGACGAGCAGGGTCAGGACGACGACCCGTAGGGTGCGCCCCCGGCGACGGCGGGGACGATCCGATCCGTACACCTCGGCCACTGTTCCTCCCGAATCACCGCTCTGTCCTGAGGAACGTACATGCCCGCGCCCAGGGTTCAGCGAAACGGCTTTGCCGAGACGGAAGAGTGCTCTGCCGAGACGGAAGGGTCAGGAGAGGTACAGGTGTACTGACAGATAGGTGGCCACCGCGGTCAGCGCGAACCCGCCGAGCGGCCCCTGCATGTGCCGGGCCAGCCAGAACGTCGGCGCCTCACCGGCCAGCCGGCGGCCCGCCTCGCCGAAATTCACCGCCAGGTCGACCAGTTGCGCGGCCACCGCGGCGACCAGGCCGAGGACCGCACCCTTGGTCGGGTCGAACGGCAGCACCATGTAACTGCCGAGCACCGCCGACGCGAGGGTGCCCAGCATGGCGCCGAGCACGATGCCGGTCGCACCCCGCGGCACCTGCGCGGCGATCCGCGGCTTGGGGAAGATCGCGTCGGTGACCCGGGCGACCAGCAGGGCCACCCCGGCGCCGGTGCAGCAGATCAGGATCGCCGGTGCGCCGAGCGGCTCCCGGACCAGCGTGATCAGCACCGCGTAGGAGATCGCCCCACACACGATGAGCAGTGTGGTCCGCCACGAGTCCTTGGCCCGCTGCCGGTCCTCGGCCCGGATCACCTGGGCCACGATGGCCGCCGCGAAACCGCCCAGACCCACCCAGAACAGCGGCAGTAGGGCGCCCGGCTCGCCGGTGACGGCCAGATAGTCGGCGCCCAGTGCGGCCACCGCGACCACTCCGGCGGTCGCGCCCGCCGCCGGTGGCTGGAGCGCCATGGTCCACGCGAGAAGACCGAGCAACTGCACCCCGAAGAGCACGATCGCGTACGACACCCGCGCGCCCGGCCCGGTGACGTGACTGCCGACGATCAGTGCCACGGCGAGAAGCACCGCGAATCCACCGATCGCCGCCGACAGTTGCGGCCGGACCGGGAGGATCTGGATCTCTTCGAAATCCTCCTCGTCCTCCGGCTCCGACGAGGGTGACGTCTCCTCGTCGTCCTCGGGGACGGCGCCGTAGAACCCGGCCTTGGGCCGGCCCGGGTTCATGCGGGCGACCTGCTGAGAGGCCTCGGCGTCCCAGGGGTCGTCGTTCGGCATAGAGGGAAACACGACTGCGATCGTGCCAGACCGGTGACCGTCGTCCCAATCGCTGCCGTGGGGAGATCGCCACTCAGGTAAAAGGCTGGTTACGAATCCACCGTTCGGTCACCTACCGGGCGTTCTCTATATCACTTGCGGGCGCGACCAGGGTGTCAGACCTGATGCATCGGTTAAGGTGAGCGCAACCCACCCGTCGGTGACGCCGGGCCCCATTCTCCGGTGGCGAAGCCCCGTGGCTTTCGCAGACCGGGTCACCCGAGCGGCTCCACGCCGCGAGGACGGAGGTGAGTGTGGAGATCCTTCTGCTGGTCACGGCACGTGCCGGTGAGCCCTCTGCCGTATTGCCCGCTCTGGACCTTCTGCCCCACTCGGTTCGTACTGCTCCGCGTGACGTGCGCACGCTGGTCTCCGGGCCCAGTCCCGACGCGGTCCTGGTCGATGCCCGCTCCGAGCTCTCGGAGGCGCGTGCCACCTGCCGCATGCTGCACGCCACCGGCATCGGTGTCCCGCTGGTCGCGGTCGTCACCGAGGCCGGTCTGATCGCGCTGAACGCGGACTGGGGCGTCGACGACGTGATCCTGGCCAGCGCCGGCCCGGCCGAGGTGGAGGCGCGGCTGCGTCTCGCGGTCGGCCGCCTCAACAACGCGACCGCCGGCGCCGGCGGTTCGATCCGCGCAGGTGAGCTCAACATCGACCCGGACACCTACGCCGCGAAGCTCAAGGGTCGTCCGCTCGACCTCACCTACAAGGAGTTCGAGCTGCTCAAGTTCCTCGCCCAGCACCCGGGCCGGGTCTTCACCCGCGACCAGCTGCTGCGTGAGGTCTGGGGTTACGACTACTTCGGCGGTACTCGTACGGTCGACGTGCACGTCCGTCGCCTGCGGGCCAAGCTCGGCTCGGAGTATGAGTCGATGATCGGCACGGTCCGCCAGGTGGGCTACAAGTTCGTGGTCCCGCCGTCCGGCCGTCAGCTGCCGGACAACGAGCCGGTCTCCCTTCCGGTCTGATCTAGAGTTCCTTCCATGACGAGTCGACAGCCGGTCCGTGCCGCGGACCGGCTGTCGCCGTCTCAGGCCGATGACGTGCTGGCCCTGGCCGCGGCCGCAGAGCACTTCGACGGCGTCTATCCGCTCTCCGAGGACGTCGTGCTGCGGGTTCGCGGCGACGTTCCCTACCAGGGTGTGCATCTCCTGGCCTACCTCGGTGACCGGCTGGCCGGCTACGCGTTCGTGGAGGCCGGCTCGGGCGAGCTGATCGTCCATCCGGAGTTCCGGCGGGCCGGTGTCGGCACCGATCTGCTGACCGCCGCCGGCCCGGGCCCGCTGCGGTTCTGGGCGCACGGCGACGATCCGGGGGCGGCCGCCTTCGCCGCGGGCGCCGGTTTCACGCGCGCCCGGGTGCTGTGGCAGATGCGTCGGTCCCTGCTCGTGCCGTTGCCGGAGATCCCGTTGCCGGCCGGGGTCACGGTGCGGAGCTTCCGGCCGGGCTCCGACGAGCAGGCCTGGATCGGGGTCAACGCCCGGGCCTTCGCCAGTCACCCGGAGCAGGGCCGCTGGACTCTCGACGACCTGCTGAGCCGGGAGGCCGAGCCGTGGTTCGATCCGGCCGGGTTCCTGCTGGCCGTCGACATCACCGACACGCTGCTCGGGTTCCACTGGACCAAGGTGCATCCGGCGTCGGGTGACGAGCCGGCCGTCGGTGAGATCTATGTGCTGGGCGTCGACCCGTCCGGGCACCGGCGTGGCCTGGGCGCCGCGCTGAGTGTGGCCGGGCTGAGGCATCTCGCCGAGGGCGGGTTGACCGTCGCCGGCCTCTACGTCGATGAGTCGAACTCGGCCGCCGTGAAGCTGTACCACGGTCTCGGGTTCGAGGTCTTCAAGACCGACGTGAACTACAGCCGATAACGGCCCGGTCAAGCGATTGTCTCGCCCAGGTCACGACTGCCCGTAAATACCCGACATATCGGGTAGCTGGAGCGCAGTTCACTTAACGGACAACTGTATTCCTGGGGATGGCTACCTTCCGGCGCGGACCTGTTCACTCCCAGTTCATTTGCGACCGGGGATCCGGTCACTTCGCCTTCCTAGTTTTTCGGGTGTGAGCCGGTGAGAGGCCGGCGGCAAACCCGAAGGGGAAATTGTGAAGCTCCAGCGGTCCGGTTTCGTGGCCGGCATTGCTTTGACTGCGACCATCGCTCTCACCGCGTGCGGCTCGGACAACAACGAGCCGGCGGCCGGCGCTACGTCTGCCGCTCCGGGTAGCTGCGTCAGCGGCAGCCTGACGGCGCAGGGCTCCACCGCTCAGAAGAACGCCATGGACGAGTGGATCAAGGCCTACCAGCAGCAGTGTGGTAGCGGCTCGACCGTCGACTACCAGGGCACCGGTTCCGGCGCGGGCATCGAGGCGTTCATCGCCGGCACCGCCGACTTCGCCGGTTCCGACTCGGCGCTGAAGGAGGAGGAGCAGCCGCAGGCCGACGCCAAGTGCGTCGGTGGCAAGGCCCTCAACCTCCCGATGGTCATCGGCCCGATCGCCGTGGTCTACAACGTCGAGGGCGCGGACGGTCTCCAGTTCTCGTCGTCCACCCTGGCGAAGATCTTCTCGGGCAAGATCACCAAGTGGAACGACGCGGCCATCGCCGCCGAGAACGCCGGTGCGAAGCTGCCGGACGCCAACATCGAGACGGTGCACCGCGCCGACGAGTCGGGCACCAGCGACAACTTCACCAAGTACCTGAGCAAGACCGCTGAGGCCGACTGGACCTACGGCAACGCCAAGGCGTGGAAGGCCCCGGGCGGCACCGCCGTCTCCAAGTCGGACGGTATCGCCACCAAGGTGAAGAGCACCGCCAACACCATCTCCTACATCGAGATGTCGTTCGCGGAGAACCAGAGCCTCCAGACGGCGAAGATCAAGAACGGTGCCGGCGAGTACGCCGAGCTGTCCGCTGAGAGCGCCGGCAAGACCTTCGAGAACGCCGAGATCAAGGGCAAGGACGGCGACCTCGCCCTGTCCCTCGACTACGCCACCACCACCCCGGGCGCCTACCCGATCGTGCTGGTGACCTACGAGATCGCCTGCAGCAAGGGCAGCCCGAAGGCCAAGGAGGTTCAGGCCTTCCTGAAGTACACCTCGAGCACCGAGGGCCAGAAGGAGCTCGCGGAGCTGGGCTACGCCCCGCTGCCGGAGACCCTCCGGGCCAAGGTCGCCGAGTCGGTCGCCACCATCGCCTGACGTACCCGCCAATCCCTCCGAGACGACAGCGAGCGCGCAGATGGGTGACAACCCCTCCCGCTCGGTGAACGCCACCGCCGGCGACCTGGGTGTGACTCCGCGTCACGCCCGGGGCGCCGGCTACGGTGCTTCCCCGAGTAATTTCAACGAGCCCCCGCTCGGTGGCGGTGGCTCACTGCCCAAGAAGACCAGGTTCTCGATCGAGACAGGCTTCCGCGGCCTGTCCACGGCCTCCGGTGCGATGGTGCTCGTCATCATCGTCGCCATCGCCGGCTTCCTGATCTCCGAGGCGATTCCCGCGCTTCAGGCGAACACCGGGAACTTCCTCACCCAGTTCGAGTGGGCCCCCAACGAACCGCAGCCGTCCTTCGGTATCGCGGCGCTCGCCTTCGGCACCGTTCTCAGCTCGATCATCGCGCTCATCGTCGCGGTGCCGATCGCGCTGAGCATCGCGCTGTTCCTGTCGCACTACGCGCCCAAGCGGCTGGCCACGCCGCTGGGCTTCGTGATCGACCTGCTCGCGGCCGTACCCAGTGTCGTCTTCGGTCTCTGGGGCCGGGACGTCTTCCAGGAGCCGGTCCGCGACTTCTCGATCTGGCTCAACGAATACTTCAGCTGGATCCCGCTCTTCGGCGGCGACGGCCCGTTCGGTCAGTCGGTGATGCTCGGCGGCCTGGTGCTGGCGATCATGGTGTTGCCGATCGTCACCTCCCTCTCCCGCGAGGTCTTCCAGCAGACGCCGGGGATGAACGAGGAGGCGGCCCTGGCGCTCGGCGCCACCCGCTGGGAGATGATCCGGACCGCGGTGCTGCCGTACGGCAAGCCCGGTGTGATCGCCGCCGTGATGCTCGGCCTCGGCCGTGCCCTCGGTGAGACGATCGCTCTGGCGCTGACCCTCAGCGTCGCCTTCAACATCTCGTTCAACCTGATCGAGAACGGCGGCAACTCGGTCGCCGCCAACATCGCGAACTCCTTCGCGGAGGCCAACGACACCGGCCGCGGCGCCCTGATCGCCTCCGGCCTGGTCCTGTTCGCGATCACGCTGGTGGTCAACATGACGGCGCGGGCGATCATCTACCGCCGTCGCGAGTTCCGGGACAGTGCAGCATGAGCGTTCTAGATCGTGAGGTTCCGGGCGTCGTCATGACGCCGGACAACATCCGGAGCAAGACCCTTCCGGTCGCCGTCAACCTCGGTATCGCCGTCGTCGCGTTCGTGGTCGCCGCCGCGATCGTGCTCGGCGCCGGGATCGGCAACTGGGTGCTGGTCGTGGTGGTCGGCGCCGCCTTCTACCTGGTCGGCCTGAACGTGGTGGCCGGCCGGATCGAGGGCAAGCGGGCCGCCCGCAACCGGGCCATGCAGTCGCTCATCTACGCCGCGTGCGTCCTGGCGATCCTGCCGCTCGCCTCGGTGGTGTGGACGCTGGTCTCCAAGGGCGTCGCCCGGTTGGACGCCGACTTCTTCAACACCTCGATGAACAACATCGGCGCCCGGGACCCGGAGGGTGGCGCGTACCACGCCATCATCGGCACCCTGGAACAGGTCGGCATCGCCACCCTGATGGCCGTCCCGCTGGGTGTGCTCGGTGCGATCTACCTGGTCGAGTACGGCCGCGGCAAGTTCGCCGGCACGGTCCGCTTCTTCGTCGACGTGATGACCGGTATCCCGTCGATCGTCGCCGGTCTGTTCATCCTCTCGTTCTGGGTGCTGATCGTCAGCCCGTGGTTCAACAACGGGCAGCCGCGCTTCTCCGGCTTCGCCGCGGCGCTGGCCCTGGCGGTGCTGATGTTGCCGACGATCGTCCGATCCACCGAGGAGATGCTGCGCCTGGTGCCGGGCCCGCTGCGCGAGGGTTCGTACGCACTCGGTGTCCCGCAGTGGAAGACGATCCTCAGTGTGGTCCTGCCGACCGCCCTGCCCGGCATCGTCACCGGCATCATGCTCGCCGTCGCCCGTGCGGCCGGTGAGACCGCGCCGGTGCTGCTGGTCGCCGGTGGCGCCGCGGCGATCAACTTCGACCCGTTCGGCGGCAACCAGCAGTCTCTCTCGCTGTTCGTCTACCAGCAGGCCGGAGACGCCTCCCGCTACGCCCCGGACCGGGCCTGGACCGCCGCGCTGACCCTGGTCGCGCTGGTCCTGATCCTGACCGTCGCCGCCAAGCTGCTCGCCCGTCGCAACAAACTGTCCCGGTAAAGAAGGTGTCATCAATGGCCAAGCGCATCGAGGCGAGCAACGTCTCCTCCTACTACGGCTCCTTCAAAGCCATCGACAGCGTCTCGATGACGGTCGAGCCGAAGACGATCACCGCTCTGATCGGCCCGTCCGGTTGCGGCAAGTCGACCTTCCTGCGGTCCATCAACCGCATGCACGAGGTTCTGCCGAACGCCCGCATCGAGGGCAGCCTCACCATCGACGACCAGAACATCTACGACCCGGACGTGGACGTCACCGCGGTCCGTCGCATGATCGGC of the Actinoplanes sichuanensis genome contains:
- a CDS encoding DUF1416 domain-containing protein → MTVPTSNVTADLPAGCAAPDQSAPLPSSVDLAKETVITGVVRNADDEVVGGAYVRLLDGAGEFTAEVVSSPEGVFRFFAAPGSWTVRALSRHGNGELAVDAARGVNEIALNVATV
- a CDS encoding AI-2E family transporter yields the protein MRLNRFQRVRDNLAKAYDAGRQSVRQARADRSAEPDRYDEFLPPPQDAEIVHASTNSRDDADVPQPLRIAAAWSWRMIVVGVIGWALLRLIGMVSIVVVPLAIALLLSALFGPAVGWLLRLRLPRSMATFLVLVTGIGLLVGTLTLVVNEFIAGVPKLTENAAAGVNQIQTWAKTGPLHLSNDQVAQGIAAAQEWVNSNTAALTSTGIATVATIAELVTGMLLVIFATFFFLRDGRQIWRFIVRLFPVNARWSLADAGDAGWRTLGAYVRATVLVAFIDAVGIGLALVVLEVEFAFPLAALVFLGAFVPIVGASVSGAVAVLVALVDEGWVIALITLGAVILVQQIEGHVLQPLIMGRAVSVHPLAVIIGIACGVVLAGIIGALVAVPLIAVLNTAVRRLSRRRPEVPPHAEVVTTGGA
- the pstA gene encoding phosphate ABC transporter permease PstA; its protein translation is MTPDNIRSKTLPVAVNLGIAVVAFVVAAAIVLGAGIGNWVLVVVVGAAFYLVGLNVVAGRIEGKRAARNRAMQSLIYAACVLAILPLASVVWTLVSKGVARLDADFFNTSMNNIGARDPEGGAYHAIIGTLEQVGIATLMAVPLGVLGAIYLVEYGRGKFAGTVRFFVDVMTGIPSIVAGLFILSFWVLIVSPWFNNGQPRFSGFAAALALAVLMLPTIVRSTEEMLRLVPGPLREGSYALGVPQWKTILSVVLPTALPGIVTGIMLAVARAAGETAPVLLVAGGAAAINFDPFGGNQQSLSLFVYQQAGDASRYAPDRAWTAALTLVALVLILTVAAKLLARRNKLSR
- a CDS encoding winged helix-turn-helix transcriptional regulator, translating into MEILLLVTARAGEPSAVLPALDLLPHSVRTAPRDVRTLVSGPSPDAVLVDARSELSEARATCRMLHATGIGVPLVAVVTEAGLIALNADWGVDDVILASAGPAEVEARLRLAVGRLNNATAGAGGSIRAGELNIDPDTYAAKLKGRPLDLTYKEFELLKFLAQHPGRVFTRDQLLREVWGYDYFGGTRTVDVHVRRLRAKLGSEYESMIGTVRQVGYKFVVPPSGRQLPDNEPVSLPV
- a CDS encoding Ms5788A family Cys-rich leader peptide, which codes for MSLLLTKRRAVDLCRVAACLCRPVN
- a CDS encoding sulfurtransferase — encoded protein: MSRDTALVSAEWAEQNLETPGLVFVEVDEDTTAYDGGHIPGAIKLDWKKDLQDPIRRDFVNQEQFEALLSERGISNDDTVILYGGNNNWFAAYAYWYFKLYGHEQVRLIDGGRKKWELDARVYSKDVPVRAKTSYTAKAPNLEIRAFRDEVVQAIGVKNLVDVRSPDEFAGRLLAPAHLPQEQSQRAGHIPTAISVPWSKAANEDGTFKSDEELAKIYGEAGLDGSKDTIAYCRIGERSSHTWFVLKEILGHENVKNYDGSWTEYGSLIGVPIALGDEPGKA
- the mshD gene encoding mycothiol synthase yields the protein MTSRQPVRAADRLSPSQADDVLALAAAAEHFDGVYPLSEDVVLRVRGDVPYQGVHLLAYLGDRLAGYAFVEAGSGELIVHPEFRRAGVGTDLLTAAGPGPLRFWAHGDDPGAAAFAAGAGFTRARVLWQMRRSLLVPLPEIPLPAGVTVRSFRPGSDEQAWIGVNARAFASHPEQGRWTLDDLLSREAEPWFDPAGFLLAVDITDTLLGFHWTKVHPASGDEPAVGEIYVLGVDPSGHRRGLGAALSVAGLRHLAEGGLTVAGLYVDESNSAAVKLYHGLGFEVFKTDVNYSR
- a CDS encoding GroES family chaperonin, which codes for MLHDRVLVRQDGGEGERRSTAGIVIPATATMGRRLSWATAVGVGPNVRSIVVGDRVLFDPDDRSEVELHGKGYVLLRERDVHAVAANRVESDGTGLYL
- the pstC gene encoding phosphate ABC transporter permease subunit PstC, translated to MGDNPSRSVNATAGDLGVTPRHARGAGYGASPSNFNEPPLGGGGSLPKKTRFSIETGFRGLSTASGAMVLVIIVAIAGFLISEAIPALQANTGNFLTQFEWAPNEPQPSFGIAALAFGTVLSSIIALIVAVPIALSIALFLSHYAPKRLATPLGFVIDLLAAVPSVVFGLWGRDVFQEPVRDFSIWLNEYFSWIPLFGGDGPFGQSVMLGGLVLAIMVLPIVTSLSREVFQQTPGMNEEAALALGATRWEMIRTAVLPYGKPGVIAAVMLGLGRALGETIALALTLSVAFNISFNLIENGGNSVAANIANSFAEANDTGRGALIASGLVLFAITLVVNMTARAIIYRRREFRDSAA
- the pstS gene encoding phosphate ABC transporter substrate-binding protein PstS, which gives rise to MKLQRSGFVAGIALTATIALTACGSDNNEPAAGATSAAPGSCVSGSLTAQGSTAQKNAMDEWIKAYQQQCGSGSTVDYQGTGSGAGIEAFIAGTADFAGSDSALKEEEQPQADAKCVGGKALNLPMVIGPIAVVYNVEGADGLQFSSSTLAKIFSGKITKWNDAAIAAENAGAKLPDANIETVHRADESGTSDNFTKYLSKTAEADWTYGNAKAWKAPGGTAVSKSDGIATKVKSTANTISYIEMSFAENQSLQTAKIKNGAGEYAELSAESAGKTFENAEIKGKDGDLALSLDYATTTPGAYPIVLVTYEIACSKGSPKAKEVQAFLKYTSSTEGQKELAELGYAPLPETLRAKVAESVATIA
- a CDS encoding LmeA family phospholipid-binding protein — translated: MAEVYGSDRPRRRRGRTLRVVVLTLLVFLLVGVVVLDRFSNSYAENVLAEKVATEVANQKAESSRPIVTIAGVPFLTQVLAGKYEEIRIELPDFKAQTGTGETVRMDLLDIRARNVTAPLSALRGGGDVVAGSVTGTGTINYQLLAEATGQKDLKLAEKDGKLVGSGVLAVTQTQEIPLTAAAELKVTDGKVQVRFSDVNTPGLTVNPLIQGQVDAFIEQMAFELDVPKLPLNLVIQELQPLPEGLRVTFGASDVNLAAAGV